The Deltaproteobacteria bacterium genome window below encodes:
- a CDS encoding DUF134 domain-containing protein, with protein MPRPRKWRRVQSQPEVTYFKPQGISVRGLSEVTLPVEGLEALRLADLDRLDHEVAAAEMGISRPTFSRVLSAARSTVAEALVRGLAIRIEGGDFFVQGGPGRGFGPYGGQRRGRGGRGGPPLR; from the coding sequence ATGCCGCGACCGAGAAAATGGAGAAGAGTTCAATCCCAGCCTGAGGTGACCTACTTCAAGCCGCAGGGCATCTCGGTGCGGGGGCTGAGCGAGGTCACCCTGCCGGTCGAGGGTCTGGAGGCCCTGCGCCTCGCTGATCTGGACAGACTGGACCATGAAGTGGCCGCGGCCGAAATGGGTATTTCCCGGCCGACTTTCAGCCGCGTTCTGTCGGCCGCCAGGAGCACCGTGGCTGAGGCCCTGGTCAGGGGCCTGGCCATACGGATCGAGGGGGGAGATTTCTTCGTTCAGGGAGGTCCGGGGCGCGGTTTTGGTCCTTATGGCGGCCAGCGTCGTGGCCGAGGAGGCCGGGGCGGACCGCC